From Triticum urartu cultivar G1812 chromosome 2, Tu2.1, whole genome shotgun sequence, a single genomic window includes:
- the LOC125538740 gene encoding uncharacterized protein LOC125538740, whose protein sequence is MSSLGTSKGILEIAKFGVYVAVPVTLTYLVATDSKAIKKLMGLRPYVVYPPEGPRPPPPEELRERAREIARSRRQE, encoded by the exons ATGTCGTCATTGGGGACGTCCAAGGGGATCCTCGAGATCGCCAAGTTCGGGGTGTACGTCGCCGTCCCCGTTACCCTCACCTACCTCGTCGCCACCGATTCCAAGGCCATCAAGAAGCTCATGGGCCTC CGTCCTTATGTGGTTTACCCTCCAGAAGGCCCACGACCACCACCGCCCGAAGAACTTCGTGAAAGGGCTCGGGAGATAGCTCGCAGCAGAAGGCAAGAATAA